In one window of Mesorhizobium sp. B2-1-1 DNA:
- a CDS encoding FadR/GntR family transcriptional regulator translates to MKENNLLAELAAYLFSHSDKETGRTPSERELAEHFGVSRGQIREALAILEAMRIVERRAKSGIYIDTKQASVEALALFARAGLPLDPLQIYETVELRKIHEIKAAELACSRATEENFERLREILKASEERIAAGEGLAKEDREFHLEIVRATKNGVFHNICSVYYLMGEQRLPIYFNDPERSVRSHAEHIQIYEALLRRDGNLAQALMSAHLQGAESYWKGLIEGLGAAPQNPTLEQA, encoded by the coding sequence ATGAAAGAAAACAACCTTCTCGCGGAGCTTGCCGCCTATCTGTTCTCCCATTCCGACAAGGAGACGGGCCGAACCCCGTCGGAACGCGAACTGGCGGAGCATTTCGGCGTCAGCCGCGGCCAGATCCGCGAGGCGCTGGCCATTCTCGAGGCCATGCGCATCGTCGAGCGCAGGGCCAAGTCCGGCATCTATATCGACACCAAGCAGGCCAGCGTCGAGGCGCTGGCGCTGTTCGCGCGCGCCGGCCTGCCGCTCGATCCCTTGCAGATCTACGAGACGGTCGAATTGCGCAAGATCCATGAGATCAAGGCGGCCGAACTTGCATGCTCGCGTGCCACCGAGGAGAATTTCGAACGGCTGCGCGAGATCCTGAAGGCCTCGGAAGAACGCATCGCGGCAGGCGAAGGCCTCGCCAAGGAGGACCGCGAATTCCATCTCGAGATCGTGCGCGCCACCAAGAATGGCGTCTTCCACAACATCTGCAGCGTTTACTATTTGATGGGCGAGCAGCGCCTGCCGATCTACTTCAACGATCCGGAGCGCAGCGTGCGCTCGCATGCCGAACACATCCAGATATACGAGGCGCTGCTGCGGCGCGACGGCAATCTCGCCCAGGCGCTGATGAGCGCCCACCTGCAGGGCGCGGAAAGCTACTGGAAGGGGCTGATCGAAGGCCTCGG